From a single Solenopsis invicta isolate M01_SB chromosome 6, UNIL_Sinv_3.0, whole genome shotgun sequence genomic region:
- the LOC113004461 gene encoding uncharacterized protein LOC113004461 isoform X3 produces the protein MLLDDEDETCHNAFYYAIRSGNIELLDTLINKWPGNYIAVHLEELDKILSQTYEELKLKNVPLSEEIEIFVENKLINFRFFSNASKQDQNVKNYLNNIKERIELVLQNISLLKTEYSNTKKVDEKFLFIAKFIAQNIHILKRQLKSTYDRLSWEEMEFCLISFVSSHIKRQEINLFYHATLNKSKILNHLENFAKRLKEEKDIIEGVDIDKFANLPKLKREKVVAEIVSNYPQFGELYSDYQQIRDIHSLEKINTYIKLALSADPKQREGQLIITRVLQFIGEYLKNTLESPKLSSTTSELLLLSLPKNTRQVIIDLRNSLSHAYSLSKRTEIEENTDVNFFIGVQNDTKRINDVITDILYNNKIKMTRILLKKITNSESLDEIKEVIEIFNYVNVELDKMTMESFKVMEHEKLEKLIKELNDNITDKMNYEKELFNKINNIINSVKTKSENVRTDYIMGLMSLKSLGNNYNIYPNKIDHNVIRIIKFFVNKILENIASKMEPHNLKEIAKLSMKIFHSARSKKQDDNFDKISRLTCEIFYIAEFGTGDLKWIEELREKLNEKGSFIPIFKQRKAYNITEKIYNNWLALKLSELESILKNNSLSGKLIEKLLSYKKNKKLQAAVEMLVLDIMSILGRSKKHLENNLFFLDDNTPLLIGKCLRNHLAHDNTLVDVLLSDPSIAVILNAKKLLSENVIKSKKKIGKLVRDDPSKLKDKYKQSLIIITNQEKMFAALEEGNLEDLKSYLGKGADINAITSINSSTTLHFAAHGPSLEVIKFILDQKLSVNVKDVNGQSPLHIAAAYGRKNIVEFFIREAGVYVDDLDNSDKTPLHIAAKNGHKDTVEILLKSNADTNTKDMAGFSPLHYAIRNNHIDVAKIMLEKEVNVDINETMGGFTSLHIAAENGYLELVNFLLRNEANVNARNDKQGIPLHTAALNGRLEVVNALILKGADVNARVVDGCTPLHYAIETGHEKIANILLKHGANVNVSDKTYNNTPLHYAAKDGHEKIVKALLKNKANANITTIEGMSPLHFAAQNGHLKIVAALLEHGVNICARDKNNVTPLHYAAESGHKEIAELLIKNGAEINDKDINNLTPLHIAALRGHKDIIELLIRNKAEIRTQDIKGNTPLHAAAMNDNKSIIDFLIKNKAEVNARNNNGTTPLYVAVLNGHEDATAFLIESRAEVNNRANYGVTPLHAAIAGGHKDIIKLLIKNKAKVNTEGIADSTPLHLAVEEGNKEIVEILVANGANINVKSNTLTPLLSAVKYNHKEIVEVLIENGANVNAEGDEPLSLAVLAGYRDIVEILLKNKACINIKYPDNITLLHLAAKRGHKEIVNVLIKRGAIVDAITINNATPLYIAAHEGHEEVAEILIANKANVNVVNVEGAPLHTAAGQGHVNVVEVLLSNKAEINIKDNKNRTPLELAVAHGHLQVVKMLLQYKKVDMDAKGNDDWTILHIASQTSNLEMVKCLINEGSDINAKNASGSKPIHIAAREGFKDTVQFFLSKGLSVNELGTANQTLLHYAALKGQLEVVKYLIAQDADVNAKDTNGLTPMHIAANFGYKDVIEVLLKNGAVYNAVDKFYRKPLEMTNKDNKDVINLLESTEKLFKSVKRNSSLEVKNDIRTGAFVNAKNADSGTSLHYASWKGYDEVVKILLQNKANPNAVCNKRLTPVHYAAKFSHLKIVKALLSHGAIYNAVSDNGKTPSDFTVDRDITSLFKLINGSFKKVKEDNAQVINDLNKIKDIDTVKAVMSARNRENKTLIVAAVHSNFSKVEQLKQISQSDVSAQIATALVLLNQGNYQKALSIFRSVFERRKEILGPDNPGTLDIQTYIAKVLYKQGTYQEALNMLKEIFKKQTEILGLNNKDTLSTRSIIALVLYRQGKDEKAFNIYQEVYQKQKEILGSNHSDTLDTQFHMALLLDRQGKYEEALNINRAVFEKKKETLGTYDLTTVSAQNNIAMVLANQGKYEESLKIYKKVFEKKKIILGINNADTLRTLHNIAEVLCKQKKYHEGLKVFEEVLNIQKKALQQNHPETLNTQYNIGNVLFAQGKWISAFKVYKESLDQRKAVLGPKHPSVVDILTKIEMINFKFKLEGSEASEVLQHLQKDINIAASKGDIQTVQHLLKDGADVNDKDIDGRTPLHYAVSYGHIDIVNILLKNGANVTQVTNKAKSGSLEVVKSLLKHGATYKIENKEGKTPINLSNDQKVTKFLNLVEELFEDAKKGNVEIINKLRIVKQDEFLAVTSARNNQGNTLLQVAIANKHTNVASKLLEMLKKPD, from the exons ATGTTACTAGATGATGAGGATGAAACATGccataatgcattttattatgcTATACGTTCAGGCAATATTGAGCTTCTTGATACACTCATTAATAAATGGCCAGGCAATTATATTGCTGTTCATTTGGAGGAATTAGATAAAATTCTTTCACAAACTTATGAGGAATTAAAACTAAAGAACGTACCATTGTCAGAAGAGAtagaaatttttgttgaaaataaattaataaacttccGTTTTTTTTCTAATGCTTCTAAACAAGATCAAAATGTGAAgaattatcttaataatatcAAAGAACGGATTGAATTAGTACTTCAAAATATTAGCTTGTTAAAGACAGAGTactcaaatacaaaaaaagtagatgaaaagtttttattcatagcaaaatttattgcacaaaatattcatatattaaaaCGACAATTGAAGTCAACCTATGATAGATTATCTTGGGAAGAAATGGAATTTTGTTTGATCAGTTTTGTTTCTTCTCACATAAAACGTCAAGAAATTAATCTATTCTATCATGCCACattgaataaaagtaaaatactaAATCACTTAGAAAATTTTGCAAAGAGACTTAAAGAGGAAAAAGATATTATAGAAGGTGTGGACATTGATAAATTTGCTAATCTCCCAAAATTAAAACGTGAAAAAGTTGTTGCCGAGATTGTTAGTAATTATCCTCAATTTGGAGAGTTGTATAGCGATTATCAACAAATTAGGGATATCCattctttagaaaaaataaatacttatataaagCTGGCATTATCGGCTGATCCTAAACAAAGAGAAGGGCAGTTAATTATTACAAGGGTTTTACAGTTTATtggtgaatatttaaaaaacactcTAGAGTCTCCTAAGTTATCTAGCACTACAAGTGAGCTTCTTCTACTATCATTACCAAAGAATACAAGACAAGTCATTATAGATTTACGTAATTCATTATCACATGCTTACTCGCTCTCTAAAAGAACAGAGATAGAGGAAAATACAGATGTTAACTTTTTTATTGGTGTTCAAAATGATACTAAAAGAATCAATGATGTAATTACTGATATTCTTTACAACAATAAGATTAAAATGACTAGaatattgctaaaaaaaattactaatagtGAAAGCTTAGACGAGATAAAGGaagttattgaaatatttaattatgttaacgTTGAATTAGATAAAATGACTATGGAGAGTTTTAAAGTAATGGAACATGAGAAGCTTGAAAAACTCATTAAAGAATTAAACGATAATATAACTGATAAGATGAATTATGAAAAAGagctatttaataaaattaataacataatcaATTCTGTAAAAACTAAATCAGAAAATGTCAGAACTGATTATATCATGGGGTTAATGTCCTTAAAGAGCTTAGGTAATAACTACAATATCTACCCCAATAAAATTGACCACAATgttattagaataataaaattctttgttaataaaatactaGAGAATATTGCTTCCAAAATGGAGCCTCACAATCTTAAAGAAATTGCGAAGCTgtcaatgaaaatttttcatagtgCTAGGTCAAAGAAACAGGATGACAACTTTGATAAAATTAGTAGATTAACTTGtgagattttttatattgctgAATTTGGAACAGGTGACCTTAAATGGATTGAGGAATTAAGAGAAAAGTTGAATGAGAAAGGTTCGTTTATTCCTATATTTAAACAAAGGAAGGCTTacaatataacagaaaaaatatataataattggcTTGCACTAAAGCTATCTGAACTGGAAAGTATTTTGAAGAATAACTCATTAAGTGGcaagttaattgaaaaactgCTTTcctataagaaaaataaaaagttgcaAGCAGCAGTAGAAATGCTTGTTCTGGATATAATGTCAATTTTAGGTAGATCAAAGAAGCATCTAgaaaacaatctattttttttagatgaTAACACTCCTTTATTAATTGGAAAATGTTTGCGCAATCATTTAGCACACGATAATACCTTAGTTGATGTATTGTTATCTGATCCTTCAATAGCAGTTATCTTGAACGCTAAAAAACTTCTTtcagaaaatgtaataaaaagtaagaaaaaaattggcaAATTGGTAAGAGATGATCCTTCCAAGCTAAAGGATAAATACAAGCAAAGCCTTATCATTATTACTAATCAGGAAAAAATGTTTGCTGCGTTGGAAGAAGGAAATCTTGAAGACTTAAAGAGTTATCTTGGAAAAGGAGCAGATATTAATGCTATTACAAGTATTAACTCATCGACTACATTACATTTTGCTGCTCATGGACCTAGTctagaagttataaaatttatccttGATCAAAAATTAAGTGTTAATGTTAAAGATGTAAATGGTCAAAGTCCACTTCATATTGCTGCTGCATATGGAAGAAAAAATATCGTCGAATTTTTTATAAGAGAAGCAGGTGTATATGTTGATGATCTAGATAATAGTGACAAAACACCACTACATATTGCAGCTAAAAATGGTCACAAAGATACTGTTGAAATTCTACTAAAAAGTAATGCTGATACTAATACCAAAGATATGGCTGGTTTTTCACCTTTACACTATGCAATAAGAAATAATCATATTGATGTTGCTAAGATTATGCTGgaaaaagaagtaaatgttGACATTAACGAGACTATGGGTGGCTTTACATCACTACATATAGCTGCAGAAAATGGTTATCTGGaactagttaattttttactgagaAATGAGGCAAATGTTAATGCAAGAAATGATAAGCAGGGAATACCATTACATACAGCAGCACTAAATGGCCGTCTAGAAGTAGTGAATGCTTTAATTCTTAAAGGAGCAGATGTTAACGCCAGAGTCGTAGATGGTTGTACACCATTACACTACGCAATAGAAACCGGTCATGAAAAGATagctaatattttattgaagcaTGGAGCTAATGTTAATGTTAGTGACAAAACTTATAATAACACACCTTTGCACTACGCAGCAAAAGATGGACATGAGAAAATTGTTAAGGCTTTACTGAAAAATAAGGCAAATGCTAATATTACTACTATAGAAGGTATGAGCCCACTACATTTTGCAGCACAAAATGGCCACTTGAAAATAGTTGCTGCTCTCCTCGAGCATGGAGTTAACATTTGCGctagagataaaaataatgttacacCATTACACTATGCAGCAGAGAGTGGTCATAAGGAAATTGCTgagcttttaataaaaaatggagCAGAAATTAATGATAAGGATATTAATAATCTAACACCATTACATATAGCTGCTCTGAGAGGTCACAAAGATATTATTGAACtcttaataagaaataaagctGAAATTAGAACTCAAGACATTAAGGGTAATACACCATTACATGCAGCTGCAATGAATGATAACAAAAGTATTAttgattttctaataaaaaataaagctgaaGTTAATGCTAGAAATAATAATGGCACGACGCCATTGTATGTAGCTGTTCTAAATGGTCATGAAGACGCTACTGCTTTTCTAATTGAAAGTAGAGCTGAAGTCAATAATAGAGCTAATTATGGTGTTACACCTTTACATGCGGCTATTGCCGGAGGTCacaaagatattataaaacttttaataaaaaataaagctaaagTTAACACAGAAGGTATTGCAGATAGTACACCATTACATCTAGCTGTGGAAGAAGGTAATAAGGAAATTGTTGAGATTTTGGTAGCAAATGGAGCCAATATTAATGTTAAGAGTAACACCCTAACACCATTGCTTTCTGCTGTTAAGTATAATCATAAGGAGATCGTTGAAGTTCTTATAGAAAATGGAGCTAATGTTAATGCAGAAGGTGATGAACCTTTATCATTAGCAGTGCTCGCTGGTTATAGGGATATTGTAGAGATTTTGCTAAAAAACAAGGcctgtattaatataaaatatcctgacaatattacattattacatttggCTGCTAAAAGAGGCCACAAGGAAATAGTAAATGTTCTGATAAAAAGAGGAGCCATTGTTGATGCTATAACTATTAACAATGCAACACCATTATATATTGCAGCACATGAAGGTCATGAAGAAGTTGCTGAAATTTTGATAGCAAACAAGGCTAACGTTAACGTTGTAAATGTTGAAGGTGCTCCACTACATACAGCTGCAGGACAGGGCCATGTTAATGTTGTTGAAGTCCTATTAAGTAATAAagcagaaattaatattaaggaCAATAAGAACAGAACACCTTTAGAATTAGCAGTTGCACATGGTCACTTGCAAGTGGTGAAAATGTTACTGCAGTATAAAAAAGTAGATATGGACGCTAAAGGCAACGATGATTGGACGATACTGCACATTGCTTCACAGACAAGTAACTTAGAAATGGTAAAATGTCTAATAAATGAAGGATCTGATATTAATGCTAAAAATGCTTCTGGTTCAAAGCCTATACATATTGCAGCCAGAGAAGGTTTCAAAGATACTGTACAATTTTTCCTTAGTAAGGGGTTAAGTGTTAATGAGCTTGGTACAGCTAACCAGACATTACTACACTATGCTGCATTAAAAGGTCAGTTAGAAGTTGTAAAATACTTGATAGCACAAGATGCTGACGTTAATGCTAAAGATACTAATGGCTTAACCCCTATGCATATTGCTGCAAATTTTGGTTATAAAGACGTTattgaagttttattaaaaaatggcgCAGTTTATAACGCTGTTGACAAGTTTTATAGAAAGCCATTAGAAATGACTAACAAAGACAACAAAGATGTTATCAATTTATTAGAATCaactgaaaaattatttaagtctGTAAAACGTAATAGCTCTTTAGAGGTTAAAAATGACATTAGAACAGGAGCATTTGTTAATGCAAAAAATGCTGATAGTGGAACGTCATTACATTATGCTTCTTGGAAAGGCTATGACGAAGTTGTTAAGATTCTATTACAGAATAAAGCCAATCCTAATGCGGTTTGTAATAAGAGATTGACTCCTGTACATTATGCTGCTAAGTtctcacatttaaaaattgtaaaagctTTACTGTCCCATGGTGCTATATATAATGCTGTTTCTGACAATGGTAAAACACCATCAGACTTTACTGTAGATAGAGATATAACTagtttatttaagttaattaatgggtcatttaaaaaagttaaagaagATAATGCTCAAGTTATTAATGACCTAAATAAGATAAAAGATATTGATACAGTAAAAGCAGTGATGAGTGCTCGTAATAGGGAGAACAAAACCTTAATAGTTGCTGCAGTGCATAGTAACTTTTCAAAAGTCGAGCAGTTGAAACAGATATCGCAAAGTGATGTATCCGCTCAGATTGCTACAGCTTTAGTACTCTTGAATCAAGGCAATTATCAAAAAGCTTTAAGTATTTTCAGAAGCGtatttgaaagaagaaaagaaatactAGGACCAGATAATCCTGGTACTTTAGATATTCAGACATATATAGCTAAAGTGCTATACAAACAAGGAACTTACCAAGAAGCTTTAAATATGCTTAAAGAGATTTTTAAGAAACAGACAGAAATACTGGGTTTAAATAATAAGGATACTTTAAGTACAAGAAGTATAATCGCTTTAGTATTGTATAGACAGGGGAAAGATGaaaaagcttttaatatttatcaagaaGTTTATCAGAAACAAAAGGAAATACTAGGGTCAAATCATTCAGATACCTTAGATACTCAGTTTCACATGGCATTATTATTAGATAGACAGGGAAAATATGAAGAAGCGTTAAATATCAATAGGgcagtttttgaaaaaaagaaagaaacactAGGCACATACGATTTAACTACTGTAAGTGCCCAAAATAATATAGCAATGGTATTAGCTAACCAAGGTAAATATGAagagtctttaaaaatttataaaaaggtttttgaaaagaagaaaataattttaggtATTAATAATGCTGATACCTTGAGAACGTTACATAACATTGCTGAGGTACTCTGCAAACAAAAGAAATATCATGAAGGCTTGAAAGTTTTTGAAGAGGTTTTAAATATCCAGAAAAAAGCTTTACAACAAAATCATCCAGAAACCTTGAATACTCAATATAATATAGGAAATGTACTTTTTGCTCAAGGCAAATGGATCAGCGCATTTAAAGTCTACAAAGAAAGTTTGGATCAAAGAAAAGCTGTTTTGGGACCAAAACATCCAAGTGTTGtagatattttaacaaagatagagatgattaattttaaatttaagcttGAGGGTAGCGAAGCATCAGAGGTTCTCCAGCATCTGCAGAAAGATATCAACATTGCTGCTAGTAAAGGTGATATACAAACTGTTCAGCATTTATTGAAAGATGGAGCTGATGTCAATGATAAAGATATTGATGGAAGAACACCGTTGCATTACGCTGTTAGCTATGGACACATAGATATTGTGAACATCTTACTAAAAAATGGAGCTAATGTTACTCAAGTTACTAACAAAG CTAAAAGTGGCTCCTTGGAAGttgtaaaatctttattaaaacatGGTGCAACTTATAAAATTGAGAACAAAGAAGGCAAAACACCTATTAATCTTTCCAATGATCAGAAAGTTACTAAATTCCTGAACTTAGTTGAAGAATTGTTTGAAGATGCAAAAAAAGGTAATGTTGAAATTATCAACAAGTTAAGGATAGTAAAACAAGATGAGTTTTTGGCTGTAACAAGCGCTCGTAATAATCAAGGAAATACATTATTGCAAGTTGCCATAGCTAATAAACATACGAATGTTGCGAGTAAATTGTTAGAAATGCTAAAAAAACCAGATTAA